Below is a window of Mucilaginibacter sp. PAMC 26640 DNA.
AGTGTCTGATGATCAAAACCGTAAATCAACGGGTAATTATTTATGCAAAGATACGCTTTTTATTATGAACTAGTATAAATGTGCGTATGGGCGGATATTGTGCGTGAAATGACCATACATTCAAACAGTTGTAAAACATTAAAATTGAATTTGGGCTGCAGGTCTGCAGCTTCAGATGCGTTTGCAATAGTTGCTAACTTGTTGCCTACAAATACTGAATAACATGGACGTTGCCTTTTGCCCCCGCTTTCCGCTCATACGGCATTAGTCTTAAGCACAAAACCGGTATCCGCTTCAATCGTTAACGCAAAATTGTAGTTAGTGAGTCCCCTTGAAGAAATTTCCGCATACGATTATTCCGGCTGTGCCTCTGCCTCGTCGATTGATTCTTGCTTATTTTTTACAAAAGCATCCAGCACGATTAACCCGATGCCAACCATGATGGACACATCAGCTACATTAAAAATCCCTGTTTGCAGTGATCCAAACCGAATGTGCATAAAATCGGTTACCGAACCATGCATTACACGGTCATAAATATTCCCAAATCCGCCGCCAATTACGCATACGATACCCAGTAGCACTAAATTGCTTAAATTCTTGGTGGTCACAACAAAAACTACGGCAGCAAACAATGACAGCATAGGCAAAAATGTAAGTAAAATAAAACGATAAGGATTTGCCAACTGATCACCTGCACTTAAGAAAGCACCGGTATTTTCTATTTTGATGAGCGTAAAATGATCTTTTATAACAGGGATTGGATACTCGTAAGTTAATTCTTTACGCGCAATGGACTTAGATACCTGGTCGCACCCAATATTAAGTGCTAAAATAAACAGGATCACAAGGGCCCTGTAAAAACCTTTTTTGTTCATCAATACGAAAGTATGAAAGGGATTTTGAATTTACTAATGACCGCGCGGGTAGTTTCAGAATTCATTGTTTGAGAAACTAATGAAACCAATCTAGCCTGTCGAACCGATTAAATTTCCGCCTTGCATAAAAAAAGCCCCGGCAAAACCGGGGCCAAATTTATCCTACTCCTTCTTTCGAGGGATGAGGCTACTATCTCTTCTTGAAATACTTAAAGTTCTTGCCGATGAATTTAGCAGCTTCGCCTAATTCCTCTTCTATGCGCAATAACTGGTTGTATTTTGCTATCCTGTCGCTACGTGATGCAGAACCTGTTTTAATCTGACCACAGTTTAACGCCACAGCTAAATCTGCAATGGTAACATCCTCAGTTTCGCCCGAACGATGACTCATTACCGATGTATAACCGTTAGATTGAGCTAAAGTAACCGCGTCGATAGTTTCAGTTAATGAACCAATTTGGTTTACTTTTACCAGGATAGAGTTTGCTATGTTCTGATCTATTCCTTTCTGTAAACGTGTAACGTTAGTTACAAATAAATCATCACCTACCAACTGTACCTTATCGCCAAGACGGTCGGTTAACATCTTCCAGCCCTCCCAGTCATTTTCATCCATCGCATCTTCAATTGAAATGATAGGATATTTGTCTACAAGTTGTGCAAGATAATCTACTTGCTCGGCACTGGTGCGGATAGCACCTTTTTCGCCTTCAAATTTGGTATAATCGTATTTGCCGTCTTTGTAGAATTCAGAAGCAGCACAGTCAAAAGCAATGAAAATATCTTCGCCTGCTTTGTAACCTGCTTTTTCTATTGCCTGTAAAATAGTTTCAACACCATCTTCAGTACCTTCAAAAGTTGGTGCAAAACCACCTTCGTCTCCTACTGCTGTGGACAGGCCACGGTCATGTAAAATCTTCTTCAGGTTGTGGAATACTTCGGTACCCCAACGGATAGCTTCAGAAAAAGATGACGCACCTACTGGCATGATCATGAATTCCTGGAAAGCGATAGGTGCATCAGAGTGCGAGCCACCGTTTACAATATTCATCATCGGGATTGGCAAAGTGTTAGCATTTACACCACCAATGTAGCGGTATAATGGCTGACGGCTTTCCTGTGCAGCAGCTTTAGCACACGCTAAAGAAACACCAAGAATAGCATTAGCACCTAAGTTGCCTTTATTTTCGGTACCGT
It encodes the following:
- the eno gene encoding phosphopyruvate hydratase (catalyzes the formation of phosphoenolpyruvate from 2-phospho-D-glycerate in glycolysis), giving the protein MSLIIDVHARQILDSRGNPTIEVDVITENGVLGRAAVPSGASTGMHEAVELRDNDKAVYMGKGVLKAVANVNEKIAAELKGVDVFEQNAIDAIMIALDGTENKGNLGANAILGVSLACAKAAAQESRQPLYRYIGGVNANTLPIPMMNIVNGGSHSDAPIAFQEFMIMPVGASSFSEAIRWGTEVFHNLKKILHDRGLSTAVGDEGGFAPTFEGTEDGVETILQAIEKAGYKAGEDIFIAFDCAASEFYKDGKYDYTKFEGEKGAIRTSAEQVDYLAQLVDKYPIISIEDAMDENDWEGWKMLTDRLGDKVQLVGDDLFVTNVTRLQKGIDQNIANSILVKVNQIGSLTETIDAVTLAQSNGYTSVMSHRSGETEDVTIADLAVALNCGQIKTGSASRSDRIAKYNQLLRIEEELGEAAKFIGKNFKYFKKR